A window of the Sphingomonas piscis genome harbors these coding sequences:
- a CDS encoding helicase-related protein: MPRGDTGLVRAILGPTNTGKTHLAIERMCAHSSGVIGFPLRLLAREVYDRVVAIKGEKQVALITGEERIVPPNARYVLCTAESMPISTGRSDRPAEGLLPDFAFAAIDEAQLGIDPERGHVFTDRMMRARGREETLILGSDTLKPMVRALLPDAEIVSRPRFSTLRYAGSTKLSRLPPRSAIVAFSAEQVYALAEMLRRFRGGAAVVMGALSPATRNSQVAMFQRGEVDYLVATDAIGMGLNMDVTHVAFAGLEKFDGRRERRLTISEMAQIAGRAGRHQRDGTFGTLGLTGDDQGLSEEEIQAIEDHRFRPLDFLYWRNPNLDFTDVKSLIGSLEAKPTDPLLRAAPLAVDLAVLKLIAEDPAMADRRGVQARRLWAVCGLPDFRKVGPMHHARMVRRLFSYIGEGGHVPPDWFAAEVTRLDNVNGDIEMLADRLAGVRSWAYIAHRADWMADPARWTARTREVEARLSDALHERLTQRFVDRRTAVLVRDIGAKGAAALPVTVAADGEVSVGPEPIGHLAGFEFKVDQSARLADKRLLLAAAERRLGDELDRRAKALIDADDAAFALAADADGVAICWEGHRLAKLAPGRSLLEPAIRTARPLDRLSAEVRAALRTRLEQWLERQVHRHLAPLVALSSAATDRSASSGVRSVAAMLTDAGGVLPRKALMSAIGALEQADRQALHKLRVRLGALDVFLPALLKPAAQYWRAALAAVRSGETMPAMPNAGAATLPADHDARGAGLAYRRLGRSWIRIDLADRLASHAHKVRAAGGADPVDRELATSVGLDEQAVERLMQEVGFAKAGDAWRWRGRRSQRERPEQRSGNAFAGLAQLKR, encoded by the coding sequence ATGCCGCGCGGCGACACAGGACTGGTTCGGGCGATTCTCGGCCCCACCAACACCGGCAAGACCCATCTCGCCATCGAGCGGATGTGCGCCCACTCATCGGGTGTGATCGGCTTTCCGCTGCGGCTGTTGGCGCGCGAGGTTTACGACCGGGTCGTTGCCATCAAAGGTGAGAAGCAGGTGGCGCTGATCACCGGTGAGGAGCGGATCGTTCCGCCCAACGCGCGCTATGTTCTGTGCACCGCGGAAAGCATGCCGATCTCTACGGGCCGCAGCGACCGGCCGGCAGAGGGGCTTTTGCCCGACTTCGCGTTCGCCGCCATAGACGAGGCGCAGCTGGGGATCGATCCCGAGCGTGGGCATGTGTTCACCGATCGAATGATGCGGGCGCGGGGACGGGAGGAGACATTGATCCTCGGCTCCGACACGCTGAAGCCGATGGTTCGGGCGCTGTTGCCGGATGCGGAGATCGTCAGCCGGCCGCGCTTCTCGACGCTGCGCTATGCGGGGTCGACCAAGCTGTCACGCCTGCCGCCGCGTTCGGCGATCGTCGCCTTTTCGGCAGAGCAAGTCTACGCGCTGGCCGAGATGCTTCGGCGCTTTCGCGGCGGAGCGGCGGTGGTGATGGGGGCACTGTCGCCCGCGACCCGCAACAGTCAGGTCGCCATGTTCCAGCGCGGCGAGGTCGATTATCTCGTCGCGACGGATGCCATCGGCATGGGCCTCAACATGGACGTCACCCATGTTGCCTTCGCGGGGCTCGAGAAGTTCGACGGGCGGCGGGAGCGACGGCTGACCATTTCCGAGATGGCGCAGATCGCGGGACGCGCGGGACGGCACCAGCGCGACGGCACGTTCGGTACGCTTGGCCTGACGGGCGACGACCAGGGCCTGAGCGAGGAAGAGATCCAGGCCATCGAGGACCATCGCTTCCGTCCGCTCGACTTTCTTTATTGGCGCAATCCCAATCTCGACTTCACCGACGTCAAATCGCTGATCGGCAGCCTGGAAGCCAAGCCGACCGATCCGCTGCTGCGTGCGGCGCCGCTCGCGGTAGATCTCGCCGTGCTGAAGCTAATCGCCGAGGATCCGGCAATGGCCGACCGGCGCGGCGTGCAGGCGCGTCGGCTGTGGGCGGTGTGCGGCCTACCCGACTTCCGCAAGGTCGGACCGATGCACCACGCGCGGATGGTACGGCGGTTGTTCAGCTACATCGGCGAGGGCGGGCATGTGCCGCCCGACTGGTTCGCGGCGGAAGTCACCCGGCTCGACAATGTGAACGGCGATATCGAGATGCTGGCCGACCGGCTCGCCGGGGTCAGGAGCTGGGCCTATATTGCTCATCGCGCGGACTGGATGGCCGACCCGGCCAGGTGGACGGCACGCACGCGCGAGGTCGAGGCGCGGCTTTCGGACGCCCTGCATGAGCGTCTGACGCAGCGCTTCGTCGACCGGCGCACGGCCGTGCTGGTCCGCGATATCGGCGCCAAGGGCGCGGCGGCGCTGCCAGTGACGGTGGCGGCGGACGGCGAGGTCAGTGTCGGGCCGGAGCCGATCGGGCATCTGGCGGGGTTCGAGTTCAAAGTCGATCAGTCCGCGCGGCTTGCGGACAAGAGGCTGTTGCTTGCAGCGGCGGAGCGGCGGCTCGGCGACGAACTAGATCGCCGGGCAAAGGCGCTGATCGATGCCGACGATGCGGCGTTCGCTTTGGCCGCAGACGCCGATGGCGTGGCAATCTGTTGGGAAGGACACCGGCTGGCGAAGCTTGCGCCTGGCCGGTCGCTGCTGGAGCCGGCAATCCGCACTGCACGTCCGCTCGATCGCCTGTCGGCGGAGGTCCGCGCAGCACTTCGCACCCGGCTGGAGCAATGGTTGGAGCGGCAAGTTCATCGGCATCTTGCGCCGCTGGTCGCCTTGTCTTCTGCGGCGACGGACCGCAGTGCATCATCAGGCGTGCGATCGGTGGCGGCGATGCTGACCGACGCCGGCGGTGTCCTGCCGCGCAAGGCGCTGATGAGTGCGATCGGCGCGCTTGAGCAAGCGGATCGACAGGCGCTCCACAAACTGCGGGTACGTCTGGGCGCGTTAGACGTCTTCCTGCCCGCCTTGCTCAAGCCTGCCGCGCAATACTGGCGCGCGGCGCTGGCTGCCGTGCGGTCGGGCGAGACGATGCCGGCGATGCCGAATGCGGGCGCGGCCACGTTACCCGCAGACCATGATGCTCGGGGCGCCGGGCTGGCGTATCGGCGGCTGGGGCGAAGCTGGATCCGGATCGACCTCGCCGACCGGCTTGCCAGCCATGCACATAAGGTGCGTGCGGCGGGCGGCGCGGATCCCGTCGACCGGGAACTCGCGACCTCCGTCGGCTTGGACGAGCAGGCAGTAGAGCGCCTTATGCAGGAGGTCGGCTTTGCCAAGGCTGGTGACGCATGGCGCTGGCGCGGGCGGCGATCGCAGCGGGAGCGGCCTGAACAGCGGAGCGGTAATGCGTTCGCCGGACTGGCGCAGCTGAAGCGCTGA
- a CDS encoding RNA-binding S4 domain-containing protein has translation MRIDRYLHCIRLVKSRTLAQGLIDAGHVRIDGRRVEKTGETVKVGSVIALPLHDKVRVLKVLGLPERRGPATEARTHYEELGVDETNPPA, from the coding sequence TTGCGCATCGATCGCTACCTGCACTGCATCCGTCTGGTGAAGAGCCGCACCCTGGCGCAGGGCCTGATCGACGCCGGCCACGTGCGGATCGACGGTAGGCGTGTTGAGAAAACCGGCGAGACCGTGAAGGTCGGGAGCGTGATCGCGCTACCGCTCCACGACAAGGTTCGCGTGTTGAAGGTGCTCGGCTTGCCGGAACGACGCGGCCCCGCGACGGAAGCCCGCACCCATTACGAAGAGCTGGGCGTTGACGAGACGAATCCGCCTGCCTAG
- the fdxA gene encoding ferredoxin FdxA: protein MTYVVTEACIRCKYMDCVEVCPVDCFYEGENMLVINPNECIDCGVCEPECPAEAILPDTENGLEKFLEINATFSAQWPNLTRKKDSPADADEHKGEEGKYDKYFSPEPGEGD, encoded by the coding sequence ATGACCTACGTCGTTACCGAGGCCTGCATCCGTTGTAAGTATATGGATTGCGTCGAGGTGTGTCCGGTCGACTGTTTCTACGAGGGCGAGAATATGCTCGTCATCAACCCCAACGAATGTATCGATTGCGGCGTGTGCGAGCCGGAATGCCCGGCGGAAGCGATCCTTCCGGACACCGAGAACGGGCTCGAGAAGTTTCTGGAGATCAACGCCACCTTCTCCGCGCAATGGCCGAACTTGACCCGCAAGAAGGACAGCCCCGCCGATGCCGACGAGCATAAGGGCGAGGAAGGCAAGTACGACAAGTACTTCTCACCGGAGCCGGGCGAGGGCGACTGA
- a CDS encoding MipA/OmpV family protein: protein MKATILASAALLATASVAQAQDNRDNRDIRVRVGAGAQVRPEFIGADDREIAPYWDVDIARGDNPFAFEGPDDSFGVRLLSGENFSVGPAANIEGKRKEKDVGAPVGTVKTTIEVGGFADYLPSENFRLHAEALKGVNGHEGFVGSVGADYIARDGDKYVFSVGPRLLFSDSRYQRAYFGVTPAAAFASGLPAYRPKRGVHGVALASGLSYQFSPKFGLFSFARYERLVGDAAKSPIVREIGSRNQLSAGLGLNYTFKIAR from the coding sequence ATGAAAGCAACCATCCTCGCCTCCGCCGCCCTTCTTGCCACCGCCAGCGTTGCCCAGGCGCAAGACAATCGCGACAATCGCGACATTCGCGTCCGCGTCGGCGCAGGCGCGCAGGTGCGGCCCGAATTCATCGGCGCCGACGACCGTGAGATCGCGCCCTACTGGGACGTCGATATCGCCCGCGGCGACAACCCGTTCGCCTTCGAAGGCCCGGACGACAGCTTTGGAGTCCGGCTCCTCTCGGGAGAGAATTTCTCCGTAGGGCCTGCTGCCAATATCGAGGGCAAGCGGAAGGAAAAGGACGTCGGTGCACCCGTTGGCACGGTGAAGACCACGATCGAAGTCGGCGGCTTCGCAGATTATTTGCCGAGCGAGAACTTCCGCCTTCATGCGGAGGCGTTGAAGGGGGTCAACGGTCATGAAGGTTTTGTTGGCTCCGTCGGCGCCGATTACATCGCCCGCGACGGCGACAAGTACGTCTTCTCCGTGGGTCCGCGCCTGCTTTTCTCGGACTCGCGCTATCAGCGCGCCTATTTCGGCGTGACGCCAGCTGCAGCGTTCGCTTCGGGTCTCCCCGCGTACCGTCCCAAGCGCGGCGTTCATGGCGTCGCGCTGGCGAGCGGCCTGTCCTACCAGTTCAGTCCGAAGTTCGGCCTGTTCAGCTTCGCCCGCTACGAGCGTCTGGTCGGCGATGCGGCCAAGTCCCCGATCGTCCGGGAGATCGGCTCGCGTAACCAGCTGTCCGCGGGACTCGGCCTCAACTACACCTTCAAGATCGCGCGTTGA
- a CDS encoding sodium-translocating pyrophosphatase: MNLLLIAIACGVLAVIYGIITSQQVLRASPGNQRMVDIAAAIQEGAKAYLGRQYTTIAIVGVVVAVLVGIFLGITPAIAFVVGALLSGAAGYIGMNISVRANVRTAEAARTSLQGGLTTAFRAGAITGMLVAGLALLAIAGIFYVLLAMGADLADAGNRREIVTALTALAFGASLISIFARLGGGIFTKAADVGADLVGKVEAGIPEDDPRNPAVIADNVGDNVGDCAGMAADLFETYVVTVGATMVLTALLIRTGADDLLALMSLPLLIGGVCIITSIIGTYMVRLGKGGSIMGALYKGFWTTALLSVPALYLATTLALGDLGQVIGGPEAAGTDVGGAVAQQTGGFTGWDLFFCMLIGLAVTALLVWITEYYTGTNYRPVKSIAKASETGHGTNVIQGLAISLESTALPTIVICVAIIASYLLAGLIGIAFAATAMLALAGMVVALDAYGPVTDNAGGIAEMSGMEDEVRTRTDALDAVGNTTKAVTKGYAIGSAALAALVLFGAYTTDLREFAGELKIGEGGVDFSLSNPYVVVGLLLGALLPYLFGAMGMTAVGRAAGDVVLDVREQFRNNPGIMDGSSRPNYARTVDLVTKAAIKEMIIPSLLPVLTPIVVYFVIAAVAGREQGFAALGALLLGVIVSGLFVAISMTSGGGAWDNAKKYIEDGNYGGKGSEAHKAAVTGDTVGDPYKDTAGPAVNPMIKITNIVALLLLAALAGHVG, encoded by the coding sequence ATGAACTTGCTTTTGATCGCGATTGCTTGCGGCGTGCTCGCCGTCATCTACGGAATAATCACTAGTCAGCAGGTGCTCCGGGCCTCACCCGGCAACCAGCGCATGGTCGACATCGCTGCTGCGATCCAGGAAGGCGCCAAGGCCTATCTAGGCCGTCAGTACACCACCATTGCCATCGTCGGCGTCGTGGTCGCGGTTCTGGTCGGCATCTTCCTGGGCATCACGCCTGCCATCGCTTTCGTCGTCGGAGCTTTGCTGTCCGGGGCAGCTGGCTACATTGGAATGAACATTTCGGTGCGTGCCAACGTCCGCACGGCGGAAGCAGCCCGCACCAGCCTGCAGGGCGGTCTCACCACTGCCTTTCGCGCCGGCGCAATCACCGGAATGCTGGTCGCCGGACTGGCGTTGCTGGCGATTGCCGGCATCTTCTACGTGCTGCTGGCCATGGGCGCCGACCTCGCGGACGCGGGCAACCGGCGCGAGATCGTCACTGCGTTGACGGCGCTGGCCTTCGGCGCCTCGCTCATCTCCATCTTCGCCCGCTTGGGCGGCGGCATCTTCACCAAGGCCGCGGACGTCGGCGCCGACCTCGTCGGTAAGGTGGAAGCCGGGATCCCAGAGGACGACCCCCGCAACCCGGCCGTCATCGCCGATAACGTCGGCGACAATGTCGGCGACTGCGCCGGCATGGCCGCCGACCTATTCGAAACCTATGTCGTCACCGTCGGCGCCACCATGGTGCTCACCGCGCTGCTGATCCGCACCGGGGCGGACGACCTTCTTGCCCTGATGTCCCTGCCGCTGCTGATCGGCGGCGTCTGCATCATCACCTCGATCATCGGCACCTATATGGTCCGGCTCGGCAAGGGCGGCTCGATCATGGGCGCGCTGTACAAGGGCTTCTGGACCACGGCGCTGCTTTCCGTTCCGGCGCTCTACCTCGCCACTACCCTTGCGCTTGGCGATCTCGGCCAGGTGATCGGCGGGCCCGAAGCGGCCGGTACCGATGTGGGCGGCGCCGTTGCTCAGCAGACCGGCGGCTTTACCGGCTGGGACCTGTTCTTCTGCATGCTGATCGGTCTGGCGGTGACCGCGCTTCTGGTGTGGATCACCGAATATTACACCGGCACCAACTATCGCCCGGTGAAGTCGATCGCCAAGGCGTCGGAAACGGGCCATGGCACCAACGTCATTCAGGGTCTGGCCATCAGCCTGGAGTCGACGGCGCTGCCGACGATCGTCATCTGCGTCGCGATCATCGCCTCCTACCTGCTCGCCGGCCTGATCGGCATTGCCTTCGCGGCTACCGCGATGCTGGCACTTGCCGGCATGGTCGTCGCCCTCGACGCCTATGGCCCAGTCACCGACAATGCCGGCGGCATCGCCGAAATGTCGGGGATGGAGGATGAGGTCCGCACCCGCACCGACGCGCTCGATGCGGTCGGCAACACCACCAAGGCGGTGACCAAGGGTTATGCGATCGGCTCGGCGGCGCTGGCGGCGCTGGTGCTGTTCGGCGCCTACACCACCGACCTTCGGGAGTTCGCGGGCGAGCTCAAGATCGGGGAAGGCGGCGTCGATTTCTCGCTCTCCAATCCCTACGTCGTGGTAGGCCTGCTGCTTGGCGCGTTGCTGCCTTACCTGTTCGGCGCAATGGGTATGACTGCTGTCGGCCGTGCCGCCGGCGACGTCGTGCTCGACGTCCGCGAGCAGTTCCGCAACAACCCTGGCATCATGGATGGCAGCAGCCGTCCAAACTATGCGCGGACCGTCGACCTCGTCACGAAGGCGGCGATCAAGGAAATGATCATCCCGTCGCTACTGCCGGTGCTCACTCCGATCGTCGTTTACTTCGTGATTGCAGCCGTTGCGGGCCGTGAGCAGGGTTTCGCCGCTTTGGGTGCGCTTCTGCTGGGCGTCATCGTCTCCGGTCTGTTCGTCGCCATTTCGATGACCAGTGGCGGCGGCGCTTGGGACAATGCCAAGAAATATATCGAGGACGGCAATTACGGCGGCAAAGGCTCCGAGGCGCACAAGGCCGCGGTGACCGGAGACACCGTCGGCGATCCCTACAAGGACACCGCCGGCCCGGCCGTCAACCCAATGATCAAGATCACCAACATCGTTGCCTTGCTGCTGCTTGCGGCATTGGCGGGCCACGTAGGCTGA
- the thiL gene encoding thiamine-phosphate kinase, translated as MDESRVLARLRRTTTHPAARGLTDDVAQLGDLIITHDSIAEGIHYLPDDPPASVGWKLMAVNLSDLAAKGAEPIGALLSLTLRGDDDWEMGFIDGVEAAAETYGMPLIGGDTIALPEGAPRVLGLTAIGRSAAPAPSRSGARPGDALWVVGTLGDSAAGLALLHRDKHASGTLVDVYRRPIPLLCAGRALAPFARASMDVSDGLLLDAERMAKASGCAVTVDLATLPTSDAFAAAQGRDVEALLFAATGGDDYALLIALPPELDPFTLSLPSGRG; from the coding sequence ATGGACGAGTCCCGGGTCCTTGCGCGCTTACGACGCACCACTACGCACCCCGCCGCCCGCGGCCTCACCGACGATGTTGCCCAGCTCGGCGACCTCATCATCACCCACGACAGCATTGCCGAGGGCATCCACTACCTGCCCGACGATCCGCCCGCCAGCGTCGGCTGGAAGCTGATGGCGGTGAACCTGTCCGACCTCGCCGCCAAGGGCGCGGAGCCGATTGGTGCCCTTCTCTCCCTCACGCTGCGCGGCGATGACGATTGGGAAATGGGTTTCATCGACGGCGTTGAAGCCGCCGCCGAGACTTACGGCATGCCGCTGATCGGCGGTGACACGATCGCCCTGCCGGAGGGCGCCCCTCGCGTGCTCGGCCTGACCGCCATCGGCCGCTCGGCCGCGCCCGCCCCGAGCCGTTCGGGCGCACGCCCCGGCGACGCGTTGTGGGTCGTGGGCACTCTTGGCGACTCCGCTGCAGGTCTCGCCCTCCTGCATCGCGACAAGCACGCCTCGGGGACGCTGGTAGACGTGTATCGCCGGCCCATCCCGCTGCTTTGCGCCGGGCGTGCCTTGGCGCCCTTCGCGCGCGCGTCGATGGACGTGTCAGACGGCCTTTTGCTGGATGCGGAGCGGATGGCAAAGGCAAGCGGCTGCGCCGTCACCGTCGACCTGGCGACGCTGCCGACCTCCGATGCGTTCGCAGCCGCGCAGGGCAGAGATGTCGAGGCACTCCTGTTCGCTGCGACCGGAGGCGACGACTATGCGCTGCTGATCGCACTTCCGCCCGAGCTCGACCCGTTCACGCTTTCTTTACCTTCGGGACGAGGATGA
- the nusB gene encoding transcription antitermination factor NusB — MNTRSKSRSAARLAAVQALYQHEMEGTPIPRLIREFHEHRLGATIEDVEYAEAEQSFFDDLVSGASARRLEIDQKISARLAEGWSLERLDRPMRAILRAGAYELLARADVPVGSVISEYVDVAHAFYDKKESAFVNGLLDGIAKDARS, encoded by the coding sequence ATGAACACGCGTTCCAAATCCCGTTCCGCCGCCCGGCTCGCCGCCGTCCAGGCACTGTATCAGCACGAGATGGAAGGCACGCCCATCCCGCGCCTGATCCGCGAGTTCCACGAGCATCGGCTTGGCGCCACGATCGAGGACGTCGAATATGCCGAAGCGGAACAGAGCTTCTTCGACGACCTGGTAAGTGGAGCGAGCGCTCGCCGTTTGGAAATCGACCAGAAGATATCTGCTCGTCTTGCGGAGGGCTGGTCGCTGGAGCGGCTCGACCGCCCGATGCGCGCCATCCTGCGCGCCGGCGCCTATGAACTTCTGGCTCGCGCCGACGTGCCGGTCGGCTCGGTCATCTCCGAATATGTCGACGTCGCCCACGCTTTCTACGACAAGAAGGAAAGCGCCTTTGTGAACGGGCTGCTCGACGGCATTGCCAAGGACGCCCGAAGCTAG
- a CDS encoding pirin family protein: protein MMEEPIIQTIQPVTHDLGDFKVRRVLPSRERTMVGPFIFVDEFGPARLTPGEGMDVRPHPHINLATVTYLFDGAIEHSDSLGTRKVIEPGAVNLMTAGTGIVHSERSPADRRAEGPSFYGMQTWLALPDGKEEIDPGFDHVASGGLPLIEDGGASVRVLMGTLWGATAATPCHSPTIYADILLSAGGSVPIEAEADERAIMLVGGEADLDGQRLEPFVLYVLKPRHEARLSSISEGRAMLMGGGAFATKRHVFWNFVSSSRDRINQAKEDWKAMRFPLIPDDHDEFIPIPEVPKTVSYP from the coding sequence ATGATGGAAGAGCCGATCATCCAGACCATCCAGCCGGTCACCCACGACCTTGGCGACTTCAAGGTGCGCCGCGTGCTGCCGTCGCGGGAGCGGACCATGGTCGGCCCATTCATCTTCGTCGACGAGTTCGGGCCGGCTCGCCTGACACCGGGAGAAGGGATGGACGTCCGCCCTCACCCGCACATCAATCTGGCGACCGTCACCTACTTGTTCGACGGCGCCATCGAGCATAGCGATTCGCTCGGCACCCGCAAGGTGATCGAGCCGGGCGCCGTGAACCTGATGACGGCCGGTACCGGCATCGTCCATTCGGAACGCTCCCCGGCCGACCGCCGCGCCGAAGGCCCGAGCTTCTACGGCATGCAGACCTGGCTCGCGCTGCCCGACGGCAAGGAGGAGATCGACCCCGGCTTCGACCATGTCGCCTCGGGCGGCCTGCCGCTGATCGAGGACGGCGGCGCGTCCGTGCGTGTGCTAATGGGAACCCTGTGGGGCGCGACGGCCGCGACGCCCTGCCATTCGCCGACCATCTATGCCGACATATTGCTCAGCGCTGGAGGCTCGGTGCCGATCGAAGCGGAAGCCGACGAGCGCGCCATCATGCTGGTCGGCGGCGAGGCGGATCTTGACGGACAGCGCCTAGAGCCGTTCGTGCTTTACGTCCTGAAACCCCGCCACGAAGCCCGCCTGTCGAGCATCAGCGAGGGCCGGGCGATGCTGATGGGCGGCGGCGCCTTTGCGACCAAGCGGCACGTCTTTTGGAACTTCGTCTCGTCGTCCCGCGACCGGATCAACCAGGCGAAGGAAGATTGGAAGGCGATGCGCTTCCCGCTCATCCCCGACGACCACGACGAGTTCATCCCCATCCCCGAGGTGCCGAAGACCGTCAGCTACCCGTGA
- a CDS encoding BolA family protein has product MNTQFTGPVAREMHARLACLSPTHIELIDDSEKHRGHGGYNPSGESHFTLHIESAAFTDKNRVTRQRMIYAALGDLMRERVHALSIKARAPGEE; this is encoded by the coding sequence ATGAACACCCAATTCACCGGCCCGGTTGCCCGCGAAATGCATGCGCGGCTCGCTTGCCTGTCGCCGACGCATATCGAGCTTATCGACGACAGCGAGAAGCATCGTGGGCACGGCGGCTACAATCCGTCAGGCGAAAGCCACTTCACCTTGCACATCGAAAGCGCCGCCTTCACCGACAAAAATCGCGTGACACGCCAGCGCATGATCTACGCCGCGCTCGGCGACCTCATGCGCGAACGCGTCCACGCTTTATCGATCAAGGCACGCGCACCGGGAGAAGAATGA
- a CDS encoding J domain-containing protein, with translation MASRTSKFHGKVEGAEGICAVPGCHAPGEFKAPLQPSDFDGPGAWRLLCLDHVREHNARYNYFNGMSPEEITEAQGPYGGWERQTRAFSTGGADPAPAWADFSDPLEAISARFQGRRAEPAVSSRFSKEERRALGVLGLGEDTDRTALRQRYSQLVRKFHPDRNGGDRSQESRLGAVIEAYTLLKGARAFA, from the coding sequence GTGGCGTCGCGTACCAGCAAGTTTCACGGAAAGGTCGAGGGAGCAGAGGGCATCTGCGCCGTGCCTGGGTGCCACGCCCCCGGCGAGTTTAAGGCGCCGCTGCAGCCGTCCGATTTCGACGGGCCGGGGGCATGGCGGCTGCTGTGCCTGGACCATGTCCGCGAGCACAATGCGCGCTACAATTACTTCAACGGCATGAGCCCGGAGGAGATTACCGAGGCGCAGGGGCCGTATGGCGGCTGGGAGCGGCAGACGCGGGCCTTCTCCACCGGCGGTGCCGACCCGGCGCCGGCCTGGGCCGACTTTTCCGACCCGCTCGAGGCGATCAGTGCGCGGTTTCAGGGGCGGCGCGCCGAGCCGGCGGTCAGCTCGCGCTTTTCCAAGGAGGAGCGGCGGGCGCTAGGCGTGCTTGGGCTCGGCGAGGACACAGACCGCACCGCCCTTCGCCAGCGCTATTCGCAGCTGGTTCGCAAATTCCACCCTGACCGTAACGGCGGCGACCGCAGCCAGGAGTCGCGGCTAGGCGCCGTTATCGAAGCCTATACGTTGCTGAAGGGCGCCCGCGCCTTTGCTTAG
- a CDS encoding glutathione S-transferase family protein: MTLQFFGHPFSSYTQKLLIALWADETPFDYRHVEQPGVMNELRRHSPFGLFPLILDGDRAVFETSCIIEHLQAHHPGTHQWIPHGEAGRRARFLDRFFDLYVMNQMNVAVANALRPPDCKDPYGVSKGIERLTTAYDWLEANLGDGPWAVGDQFTIADCAAAPSLFYADWVQEIGPARPKLAAYRARLLAHPIVARAVDEGRKYRHYFPLGAPDRD, from the coding sequence GTGACCCTGCAGTTCTTCGGTCACCCCTTCTCATCCTACACTCAGAAACTTCTGATCGCGCTTTGGGCGGACGAGACGCCGTTCGACTACCGGCACGTCGAACAGCCTGGCGTTATGAACGAGCTCCGCCGCCATTCCCCTTTCGGCTTGTTCCCGCTGATCCTCGACGGCGACAGGGCGGTGTTCGAGACCAGCTGCATCATTGAGCATCTCCAGGCACATCATCCCGGCACGCACCAGTGGATTCCGCACGGTGAAGCGGGTCGCCGCGCGAGGTTCTTGGACCGCTTCTTCGACCTTTACGTCATGAACCAGATGAACGTGGCGGTTGCCAATGCCCTTCGGCCTCCGGACTGCAAAGATCCGTATGGGGTTTCCAAGGGAATAGAACGGCTCACCACCGCCTACGACTGGCTGGAAGCGAACCTCGGCGACGGCCCGTGGGCAGTGGGCGATCAGTTCACGATAGCCGACTGTGCCGCAGCGCCGTCGTTATTCTACGCCGATTGGGTGCAGGAGATTGGACCTGCCAGGCCAAAGCTCGCCGCCTATCGTGCGCGTCTCCTCGCGCATCCGATTGTTGCAAGAGCGGTGGATGAGGGCCGCAAGTATCGCCACTACTTCCCCTTGGGAGCGCCGGACCGCGACTAA
- a CDS encoding dihydrofolate reductase family protein, with product MRKIRGSVFVSLDGVMQAPGGPTEDPSGGFALGGWLPQFFDEDIGAAIDGFFRKPYDLLLGRRTYDIFAAYWPYVGGEATGIGEIFDKTGKDEGEAAAIQMGEDFTRANKFVLTRGNPDLGWSNSHAVRSMDELRAIKESDGPDLLIQGSSTLYPALIRDGLLDELTIMTFPAVVGGGKTIFGEGTPAKAMKMTNHKVTSTGAVIATYEFAGEIEQGWAGPQSNSARELERQKAIEENRW from the coding sequence ATGCGTAAGATCAGGGGCAGCGTGTTCGTCTCGCTCGACGGCGTCATGCAAGCGCCGGGCGGCCCCACCGAGGACCCGAGCGGCGGCTTCGCCCTCGGCGGCTGGCTTCCGCAATTCTTCGACGAGGACATCGGCGCCGCCATCGACGGCTTCTTCCGCAAGCCCTACGACCTGCTGCTCGGCCGCCGGACCTACGACATCTTCGCGGCCTACTGGCCATACGTCGGCGGCGAGGCGACCGGCATCGGCGAGATCTTCGACAAGACCGGCAAGGACGAGGGCGAGGCCGCCGCCATCCAGATGGGCGAGGACTTCACACGCGCGAACAAGTTTGTCCTCACGCGCGGCAATCCCGACCTCGGCTGGTCGAACAGCCATGCGGTGCGCAGCATGGACGAGCTTCGCGCCATCAAGGAAAGCGACGGTCCCGACCTGCTGATTCAAGGGAGCAGCACCCTCTACCCTGCCCTGATCCGCGATGGGCTGCTGGACGAACTGACGATCATGACCTTTCCGGCCGTGGTTGGCGGCGGCAAGACCATCTTCGGCGAGGGCACCCCCGCCAAGGCGATGAAGATGACCAACCACAAGGTCACCAGTACCGGTGCCGTGATCGCCACTTACGAGTTCGCCGGCGAAATCGAGCAAGGCTGGGCCGGGCCGCAGTCGAACAGCGCGCGCGAGCTGGAACGTCAAAAGGCAATCGAGGAAAACCGCTGGTGA